The sequence below is a genomic window from Oscillospiraceae bacterium.
CCACGGCCACCATCTTCCGCTGCCGGTAGCGGGCGGTGAGCCGCTCCTCCCGCAGAGTGTGCAGCAGGAGCAGGGTGAAGACGGCCCCGTAAAGCCAGTTGTAGACGGCGACCGAGAGGTAGTAGGCCGGGATGTAGAGCTGGTAGTAGCGGGTCTGAGCGTAGGGGACGAAGAGGGCGTAGGCCACGCCGGGTACGAAGACCAGCAGGCGGGCCCAGTGGAAAAGCCCGGGGTAGCGGGTGTCCAGGTGGCTGAAATAGAAGGAAAAGACCATGGCCGCGGGCATGGCGAAGTAGTACAGCACCGCCGTGAGCACCGAATACAGCTGCGTGGAAAGCATGTGCGTCAAAACACCGGCGTCCACCAGCATGGGGCCGAGAGTAAAGTATAGATATTCCTTGAATACGCCCATGCTGAACAGGATCCCGCTCATACAGCACCAGAAATTCAGCCGGTTCCTGGGGTTTGAGACGTAGATCAGGATAAAAAGCATCCAAATCAAGAGGGTGAACACCAGCAGGAATTCACCCGGCAGGCCCCTTGCGCTTCCTATCACGCTAATGCCCCCCGCATATAACGGATTCGGGTGGGACGGCGAATTGAAGCGGGTTGGCGGCCATCCCCTTTCCCATTTTTATTCTAGCATAGCCGCGTGGGGTTGTCTAACTTCGTTTTAAACTACTGCGGTGCGGGGCAGAACAACGCCCCCGAGAACGCAAAATTGTGTTCCCGGGGGCGTTTCCATTCATGGTATTACCCGCAGCAGCAGCCGCCGTGAAGCCCGGCGGTGGAGCTGTTGAGGCTGGGGTCCTTCATGCACAGGTGGACGGCGGTGGTCTTGAAGGCCCGGGGCAGGGCCAGGATGTTGGGCTCCTCCCCCACGAACTTACGCTTCGCGTCCTCCAGCGCCTCCTCAAAGGTGGCGCGGGTCTTTAACCCCATCCCGCGGGCGTACCCCGGCTCCCGCGCGCCCACGATGTAGATCGCGCTGGTGCTGCGCTCCGCCAAATGCCCGCAGCTCATCATCGAGAACCCGTGGAACGGGTGGAACGCGTTGGCGAAGCGGTACTTTCTGATGTACTCCTCCTTTGTGGCGAAGTACTCCCCGTACCGGTTCATGTCCGGCAGCGTGTTCATGTAGTCGTGCTGGAACAGCTCGTACAGCTCCCGCAGGTACGGCCACCGCTCGTCGTGGAAGTACCCGTCGCAGATGCTGCTGACGATGAACACACAGCGCTCCGACATGATCCGCTTGTGCCGGATCACCTGGGCCGAGAGCGCCTGCATCATCTGGATGGGGTTGGTGCCCATACCGTCCCCGTAGTGGAAGTTGGTGGGCATACCGAACACGATAATATCGTACTTCTTCTCCGCCCAGTGCACGTACGTCCGCTTGTCCGCCTCCTTCCACGACACGGGCTGCATCTCCTTCGCCCAGCCCGAGTAAATGGCGATCTGGCGGGAGTCCGTGTCCAGCACCGCGTCGCAGCAGAAGAACTTCTTCCCCATCTTTTCTTCCATGTACATGCCCTGCTGGTCGAACTTGTTGCGCATCTCGCTGTGGGTGGACACAGGCACAAAGTCCTGCCGGTGCATCACCTGGGGCACGTGGTGGGCGCTGATGCTCTTCCAGTGGGTGATGCCGGTGGCGCAGTGCTTGTACCCGCCCGAGTAGCCCCCGTAGGGGTTGCCCTGGGTGTGGCCGATGAGGATGGCCACGTCGGCGTCAAAGACGTACTTGTTCATCAGCACGTGGTCCCCGTGGCTGGTATAGCCCAGGTCCACCAGGTGCTCGTAGTCCTCGCTGTCGTGGCTGGTGATCTGGCCGGTGGGGTAAAACTCGCTAAATAGCTCCGGGCCAAGGATGGTCTGCATCTCGGGCACCGAGGTGCGGGGGTGCAGGCCGTTGGAGAAGAGCAGCAGCACGTCCTTCTTCTCCACCCCCGCGGCGTACAGCTCGTCCAGGCAGGCCCGGATGGACACACGGCGGTGGCTGGTGGGCTGGTTGCCCCCCTTGACGATGTCCGGGATGATGATGGTGACGGTGGAGCCCCTGTGGGCCAGCTCCCGCAGGGCGGGCATCCCGATGGGATTGCGGATGGACGCCATGGTGGCGTTGTACAGGCTGTCCCAGTCCTGGGGCAGGCAGGGGGGATCGGCCACCGTCTCGCCGGGGACGAAAATGTCCGTCGTGTCGGGCAGGCTGGCGCTCATCAGCCCCGATCCGTATTCAAAGTCCAGTTTCATAAAATCTCCCTTCTCTATGAAAGACCCCGGAAGAGGATATGCTCCTTGCTCCGCAGGCGCAGCAGCTCTTCCTGCGTCTCCAGGGGCATCCGCTCCCGCAGGAAGGAGAACAGCGCGTCCGCCTCCCCCGGGGTGTGGGCAAGTCCCAGATCCTCCAGGCAGGCGGGCATACCCCGGGCCCGTAAAAAGTCCTCCAGCGCGGCGGCCTCCCCCTCGTCCGCGCCGTTGACCGCCAGCTGATAGACCAGGGAGGCCCCCACCAGCTCGCCGTGGAGGAAGGTCCGGGCCAGCGGCCGCCTGTGGCAGCAGAAGTAGCTGTAGAGCATGTGGCTGACCGCGGCCTGCTTTCCGCCGCAGGCCAGGGAGGAGATCAGGCCCGTCAGTTGCATCGCCGCGCACAGGCAGTCCTCCAGCAGCGGCGTGGGCCGGGCCGCGTCCAGATCCGAGGCCAGCGCCGCCCGGTGCTCCAGGAAGCGGTAAAACGTGCTTTTGGCCAGCTCCCCGGCCGTCTGCGAAAAAACATTCTGCTCCCATTGGCCGGAGTGCAGCAGATTGTATTGGATCTCCGGGTATTTGGCCATGGCGTCCACAATTCCGGCCCAGTTGAGGCGCTGGGGGCAGTCCCCCAGCAGGATGTCCAGATCCGCAATCACCGAGAAGGGCGGGTAGCGGGTCCAGTAGTTGCCCACAAAGGCCCCCTCGTCGGTGTACTCCACCGACAGCCAGGCCGAGCAGGCGCAGGTGGCGGCGCAGGTGGGCACGGTGATGGCGCGCACGCCCAGCTTGTCCGAGGCGATCTTGGCCGTGTCCAGCGCCCGGCCCCCGCCCACGCCGACGACGCAGTCCGCGCCCCACGCCGCGCCCGCCCGGGCGGCGGCGTCATAGGCGGAGGGGCTGCAGTGGCCGGAAAAGGGGTGGTACGTATAGGCCGCCCCGGCCCCGGCCAGGGAGGCGGACACCGCCTCCCCGACCTTGGGCCAGACGGCGGCGTCCGCCACCACCAGGGCGCGGCCGCCCAGCAGGCGCGCCTCCTCCCCCAGGCGGGAGAGCACCCCGGAGCCCTGGAAGTACCGCCCGGAGCAGAGCTGAATCAGGCTGCCGCCCCTCACTGCCGCGCCGCCTTGCGCTCGTCCAGCTTTTTCTTGACGTAGGGCAGCACCAGCATCACCACCGACAGGGCGATAAAGAAGCAGGCGATGGGGGAGGTAAAGAAGGTGCTCCAGTTCCCCTTGGAGACGATGAGGGCCCGGCGGAGGTTGGACTCGCACAGCTTGCCCAGCACCAGGCCGATGACCATGGGGGTGAGGGGGAAGTCCAGCTTGGTGACAAAGTAGCCGAAAATGCCGATGACCACCATCAAAATGGCGTTAAAAACCGAGTAGTCGATGGCGTAGGCGCCGATGACGCAGAGCACCACCAGGATGGGCACCAGGGTGTGGGTGGGAATTTTCGTGATGTTCACGAAGCCCCGGATGAACAGCCGGCCCTGCAGGTACATAAACAGGTTGACCACGATAAGGCCGATCATGATGGTGTACACCCACTCCTTTTGCTGCACAAAGAGCTGGGGTCCGGCGGCGATGCCCTGCATGGTGAGGGCGCCCAGCAGCACGGCGGTGTTGGTGTCGCCGGGGATGCCCAGGGTGAGCAGCGGGATGAGGGTGGCGCCGGTGACGGCGTTGTTGGCCGACTCGGAGGCCACCACGGCCTCCTCGCAGCCATGGCCGAACGCCTCTGGGGTCTTGGAGCAGCGCTTGGCCTCGTTATAGGCCAGGAAGGAGGAGATGGCCGCGCCGGTGCCGGGCACCGCGCCGATAAAGACGCCGAGTATGCTGGACTTGAGCAGGGTCAGCTTGTACTTGAGCACGTCCCGGAAGGCGATCTTCTCCTTCTCCACCTTGAGGGCCGCCCCCATGTTCCGGTGCAGATCCCGGCCCTTGTTCATGATCTCCGTGATGGCGAACAGACCGATGAGCACGGGGATGGTGTCGATGCCCCCCTGCATGCGGTTGATGCCGAAGGTGAAGCGGCTCACGCCGTCCATGGGGTCGATACCCACGCAGGAGATCAGCAGGCCCACGAAGCCCATGAGCAGGCCCTTGATCTGGGACTTGCCGCCCACGCTGGCGATGATGGTCAGGCCGAAGAGGGCCAGGGCGAAGTACTCGCTGGGGCCGAATTTCAGGGCGAAGGCGGCGATGGGCGGCGCGGCGAAGAGCAGCACGACACAGCTGAACAGCCCGCCGATGGTGGAGGCGGAGAGGGCGTCGTGCAGGGCCCTGAGGCCGTGGCCCTTCTTGGCCATCTGGTAGCCGTCCAGCGCCGTGGCGGCGGAGGCGGGGGTGCCGGGGGTGTTGATGAGGATGGCGGTGATGGATCCGCCGTAGATGCCGCCGCAGTAGACGCCCAGCAGCAGCAGGATGCCGGTGATGGGGTTGAGCCCGTAGGTCAGGGGGAGCAGCAGGGCGATGCACATGGTGCCGGTCAGGCCGGGCAGCGCGCCCACGATGATGCCGCCCGCCATGCCGATGTTGATCCACAGCAGGTTTTCCAGGGTGAACAGCCCGCTCAGCACAGAGGTAATCATGTCCATAGTTCAATAGCCTCCTTCGATTACGGCAGACGCACGGAGAGCAGCATGGTGAACCCCAGCCAGACCAGGAAGGCCACGGCGTAGATCAGCGGGTAAATCCATACCTTCTTCACGCGGAACAGCAGCAGGATGGCCGTGGTGGCCAGAAAGGTGGACAGGAAGTAGCCCAGGGTCTGGAACAGGGCGGAATAGGCCAGCACGATGAGGGCCAGCACCACGGCGCGCAGCTCGTCCCGCAGGGCGGCCTTCTTCTCCCCGGGGGCGCCCGCCCCGGCCTGCTCCCGCGCGGCGGCCTCTTTGCGGTGCTTCACCAGGGTGACGGCCAGCAGGGCCAGGCTCAGCGCCACCATGCACACGCCGATGAAGGTGGGGAACACCTGGGGCCCCATGACCGACACGCCGGGGTCCTTGATGGTGAGGGGCACCGCGATCAGCACCAGGGCCCCGAAGGCCAAAAACACAAAGGACGAGATCAAATCCTTTTTAAACTGACTCATAAGTTCCCTCCTTTAGGATGGTAAAAGCGGAGGGCCCCCGCGGGGCCCTCCGCTTCGGGGTTAGCCGGCCAGCAGAGCCTGGTTGACCGCAGCCTCGTCGTTGATGCGCTGCACCATCTCGTCGGTGGTCATGGTGAGGGGGAGCAGGTTGTTGTTCGCGCAGAACTCCTTGTACTCGTCGGTGGCGGTGATGGCGTTGAGGGTGGTGGAGATCTGCTCCACGATGTCCGCCGGGGTGCTGGCGGGGACGATGAGGAACTTCCACACGCTCATCACCACGTCGTAGCCCTGCTCCTTAAAGGTGGGGATGTCCTTGATGCCCTCGCGGGGGTCGCGCTCGTCGTTGAACACGCCGATGGCCACCACGTCGCCGGACTCCACGTACTGCATGACCTCGCCGGGGTGGCCCACGGCCACGTCGATGTGCCCGCCCAGCAGGGCGGCCAGGGTGGGGGAGCTGCCGTCGTAGGACACGCCGGTGGCCTCCACGTCGGTCATGGAGAAGAACTGCTTCTGGCTCAGCTCCATCAGGCTGCCGCTGCCGGAGAAGCCGTAGGTGACGGACGGACGGGCGAGCAGGTCCTCCAGGCCGGTGATCCCGGTGTTCTTGCCCGCGATCATGATGATGGGCTCGTTGGACAGGGCGGCCACGGGGATGAAGTCCTCAATGGTGTAGTCCACGTCGCGGACGTAGGGCTGGAGGGTGAACACGCCGATGGCCTCCTGGCAGATGGTGTAGCCGTCGCCGGCGGTGTTCTTGAACTCGGTGGTGGCCACGGTGCCGCCCGCGCCGCCGCTGTTCTGCACCACCATGTTCACGCCGAAGTAATCCTTGCGGGCGCCGATCTCGGCGATGATGCGGGTCAGGCCGTCGGAGGTGCCGCCCGCGTCCCAGGGGCAGACCAGGGTAATGGTGCTCTTGGGGTAGCCGGTGGAGGCGCCGCCGGAGCTTGCGCCGGGGTTGGCGCTGGCAGGCGCGCCGCCGCCGCTGCCGCAGGCGGCCAGGGGAAGGACCATTGCCAGGGAGAGGGCGAGCGCTGCGAGTTTCTTCGTTTTCATGTCTGTGTACCTCTTTTCCAATCTTTTATGGTCGGCTGCTTTCCGCAGCAGGAGTTAAGACAGGTGTTCCAGGGCCTCCCACAGCCCCGCCAGGTAGGACACGCCCATGGCCCGGTCGTACAGGCCGTAGCCGGGCCTGCCCCGCTCCCCCCACACCATGCGGCCGTGGTCGGCACGGATTACGCCGTCGAAGCCCCGGCGGTGCAGGGCGGCGAGGATGGCGGCCATGTCCAGGCTGCCGCAGGCGGAGGGGTGGGCGCTCTCGGAGAAGTCCGCGCCCGCCTCCCAAAGGACGTTGCGGGCGTGGACGAAGGGGATTTTTCCGTCGGCGGCCAGGCGGTCGGCGATGGCCGCCACGTCGTTGTCCCTGCCGCTGCCCAGGGAGCCGGTGCACAGGGTCACGCCGTTGGCAGGCGAGTCCACAATGGCGGTCAGGCGCAGCAGGTCCTCCAGAGAGGAGACGATGCGGGGCAGGCCGAACACGGGCAGGGGCGGGTCGTCGGGGTGGATGGCCAGCCGCACCCCCAGCCGCTCGGCCTCGGGCACCACGGCCTGGAGAAAATAGGTCAGGTTTTTCCACATGCCCGCCCGGCCCAGGGCCCGGTACTGCTCCAGCAGCGCGCCCGCCTCCCCCGGCCCGGCGGAGAAGTTCCAGCCGGGGAGCCTGAGCTCGGCCCTGGCCGGGTCCAGGGCGTCCAGCTCGGCCCGATGGAAGGCCACGGTGCGGGAGCCGTCGGGCAGGGGGCGGTCCAGATCGGTGCGCACCCAGCCGAAGAGGGGCATGAAATTGTAGCACACCGTGGTCACGCCGCAGCGGGCCAGGCGGCGCAGGTTCTCCACGTAGGTCTCGATGCGGCCCTCCCGCCCGGGCAGGCCCAGCTTGATGTCCTCATGGACGCCCAGGCCCTCGGCCACCGTAAAGGCCAGGCCGTGTTCGGCGCACCGGGCGCTCAGCGCGGCGATCTCCTCCTCCGGCCAGAGCTGCCCGGCGGGCACGCCGTAGCAGGCGGCCACCACGGTGGAAATACAGGGGATCTGCCGGATATACGCCAGCGGGATGGAATCCTCCGGGCCGTACCAGCGAAAGCCGAAGTTCATACGGCCTCCCCGCCCAGGATGGCTTTTACCCCCGCCTCCACGCGGGCCTCCTCCGCCCCGGTCAGCGCCCGGAAGGGGAAGCGGGCGGGGCCCATATGGAAGCCCTGGAGCTCCAGCATCTTCTTATGGGCCATAATGGGCATCACGCCGCGCACCAGGCCCCGCAGCGCCAGCACCCGGCCCTGGGCCCGGCGGGCGCCCTCCAGGTCCCCGGCGTGGTAGCGGTCCCAGATGGACTGGCACAGCGCGGGGAACACCCCGGCCAGGGCGATGACCGCCCCCGCGCCCCCCGCCTGGAGGGCGGGCAGCACCTGGGCGTCGTTGCCGGTGATAAGCTCGAAGCCCTCGGGCAGCTCCAGGCACTGGAACTCCTGGAGGGTGAGGAAATCCATGCTGCTGTCCTTGAGCCCGGCCACGTTGGGGCAGGTGCGGCACACCTCGGCCAGCACGGCGGGGGTGATGGGGTTGTGGGTCATGCCCGGCATGTTGTAGAGGTACAGGGGCATGTCCCCCGCCAGCCCGGCGGCCTTTTGGAAATAGGCCACCAGGGCCGGGGCGTCGTAGCCGTGGTAGTAGGGCGGCGTGACCGAGGCGCAGTGCGCGCCCTCGCTCCGGGCCCAGTCGAACAGGTCCTTCATGTCCGCCAGGTTCATGGCGGTGGTGTTGAACATAATGCGCGTTCCGCTTCCGGCCCCCGCCATGGCGGCGCGCAGCAGGCGCTTGCGCTCGTCCAGGGTGAGGTTGACGAACTCCCCCGTGGTGCCGCACACGAAGATGCCGCGCAGGCCCGCGCCGGCGGCGAACCGGGTCAGGCGGGTGTACTCCTCATAGTTGACCGAGCCGTCGGCGTGGAACGGGGTGAGCTGGGGCGCGGAGATCCCGCGCAGGATGGGCTGCTGGGGCATGGGTCTGCCTCCTTTTCACTTCGATGGGAGCGGTTACTCGACGATGGCGCCCTTGGCGGCGGTGGAGACCGACCGGGCGTAGCGGGCCAGATAGCCCTCCTCCACCTTGGGCCGGTAGGAGGGCAGCGCGGCCAGCCGGGCTGCGATCTCCCCTTCGGACAGGCGCACGTCCAGGGTGCCCGCGTCGATGTCGATGTCCACCGTGTCGCCGTCCCGCACCACGGCGATGGGGCCGCGGCGGGAGGTCTCGGGCGAGACGTGGCCGATGCAGGGGCCGCGGGTGGCGCCGGAGAAGCGCCCGTCGGTGACCAGGGCCACCGACTCGGCGAAGCCCATGCCCACCAGCGCGGCG
It includes:
- a CDS encoding iron-containing alcohol dehydrogenase, coding for MRGGSLIQLCSGRYFQGSGVLSRLGEEARLLGGRALVVADAAVWPKVGEAVSASLAGAGAAYTYHPFSGHCSPSAYDAAARAGAAWGADCVVGVGGGRALDTAKIASDKLGVRAITVPTCAATCACSAWLSVEYTDEGAFVGNYWTRYPPFSVIADLDILLGDCPQRLNWAGIVDAMAKYPEIQYNLLHSGQWEQNVFSQTAGELAKSTFYRFLEHRAALASDLDAARPTPLLEDCLCAAMQLTGLISSLACGGKQAAVSHMLYSYFCCHRRPLARTFLHGELVGASLVYQLAVNGADEGEAAALEDFLRARGMPACLEDLGLAHTPGEADALFSFLRERMPLETQEELLRLRSKEHILFRGLS
- a CDS encoding C4-dicarboxylate ABC transporter permease → MDMITSVLSGLFTLENLLWINIGMAGGIIVGALPGLTGTMCIALLLPLTYGLNPITGILLLLGVYCGGIYGGSITAILINTPGTPASAATALDGYQMAKKGHGLRALHDALSASTIGGLFSCVVLLFAAPPIAAFALKFGPSEYFALALFGLTIIASVGGKSQIKGLLMGFVGLLISCVGIDPMDGVSRFTFGINRMQGGIDTIPVLIGLFAITEIMNKGRDLHRNMGAALKVEKEKIAFRDVLKYKLTLLKSSILGVFIGAVPGTGAAISSFLAYNEAKRCSKTPEAFGHGCEEAVVASESANNAVTGATLIPLLTLGIPGDTNTAVLLGALTMQGIAAGPQLFVQQKEWVYTIMIGLIVVNLFMYLQGRLFIRGFVNITKIPTHTLVPILVVLCVIGAYAIDYSVFNAILMVVIGIFGYFVTKLDFPLTPMVIGLVLGKLCESNLRRALIVSKGNWSTFFTSPIACFFIALSVVMLVLPYVKKKLDERKAARQ
- the dapA4_2 gene encoding 4-hydroxy-tetrahydrodipicolinate synthase, whose protein sequence is MPQQPILRGISAPQLTPFHADGSVNYEEYTRLTRFAAGAGLRGIFVCGTTGEFVNLTLDERKRLLRAAMAGAGSGTRIMFNTTAMNLADMKDLFDWARSEGAHCASVTPPYYHGYDAPALVAYFQKAAGLAGDMPLYLYNMPGMTHNPITPAVLAEVCRTCPNVAGLKDSSMDFLTLQEFQCLELPEGFELITGNDAQVLPALQAGGAGAVIALAGVFPALCQSIWDRYHAGDLEGARRAQGRVLALRGLVRGVMPIMAHKKMLELQGFHMGPARFPFRALTGAEEARVEAGVKAILGGEAV
- the uxuA gene encoding mannonate dehydratase; protein product: MNFGFRWYGPEDSIPLAYIRQIPCISTVVAACYGVPAGQLWPEEEIAALSARCAEHGLAFTVAEGLGVHEDIKLGLPGREGRIETYVENLRRLARCGVTTVCYNFMPLFGWVRTDLDRPLPDGSRTVAFHRAELDALDPARAELRLPGWNFSAGPGEAGALLEQYRALGRAGMWKNLTYFLQAVVPEAERLGVRLAIHPDDPPLPVFGLPRIVSSLEDLLRLTAIVDSPANGVTLCTGSLGSGRDNDVAAIADRLAADGKIPFVHARNVLWEAGADFSESAHPSACGSLDMAAILAALHRRGFDGVIRADHGRMVWGERGRPGYGLYDRAMGVSYLAGLWEALEHLS
- a CDS encoding exported protein, giving the protein MKTKKLAALALSLAMVLPLAACGSGGGAPASANPGASSGGASTGYPKSTITLVCPWDAGGTSDGLTRIIAEIGARKDYFGVNMVVQNSGGAGGTVATTEFKNTAGDGYTICQEAIGVFTLQPYVRDVDYTIEDFIPVAALSNEPIIMIAGKNTGITGLEDLLARPSVTYGFSGSGSLMELSQKQFFSMTDVEATGVSYDGSSPTLAALLGGHIDVAVGHPGEVMQYVESGDVVAIGVFNDERDPREGIKDIPTFKEQGYDVVMSVWKFLIVPASTPADIVEQISTTLNAITATDEYKEFCANNNLLPLTMTTDEMVQRINDEAAVNQALLAG